The following coding sequences lie in one Bacteroides helcogenes P 36-108 genomic window:
- a CDS encoding SusC/RagA family TonB-linked outer membrane protein, producing the protein MLKHLRSISMLMLLTTTCGGFVYASSGEKVAGVEAVQQSSKCTGIVKDGTGETIIGASVVVKGSAGNGTITGIDGDFTLSNVSKGSTLVISFVGYTTQEVQWKGTPLNIILKEDSKVLDEVVVVGFGTQKKANLTGAVSMVGADVIENRPVQNVSQALQGVIPGLNFSVNTNGGTLDNTMNVNIRGAGSIGDGSSASPLILIDGIEGNMNAINPNDIESVSVLKDAASASIYGARASFGVILIKTKSGKQGKTNVSYTGNVRFTDALQVPEMMDSYQFAQYFNAAAANAGQSAVFSAEVMERIRQYQNGEISYGTVKNQTNNKWANYSGANANTDWFKENYKDWVPSHEHNLSISGGNEKLTYRISGSFMDQNGLIRHGKDEFQRYTLDSKISAQLADWVTLNYTGKWTREDYSRPTYMTGLFFHNIARRWPTCPAYDPNGYIQEGMELIQMEDGGVQQQKKNYYTQQLAFVFEPLKDWHINVEGNMRTYNYNQHYEVLPVYAHDVDGNPYAISWDGGASYTPGQSRVYEYRYTEDYFTTNIYSDYSKSFGDHNFKVMGGFNAELTKYDTMNGRGDGLLDISTPWLSQTTDQARVSGGREHTAIAGFFGRINYNYKDRYMLELNGRYDGSSRFLADKRWGFFPSVSAGWNIAREEFFSPLADKISTLKLRASWGQLGNTNTKAWYPFYQTLETGNANSGWLVNGVKQNTAYVPGIVSSAMTWETVETWDIGLDWALLNNRLTGSFDWYTRYTYDMIGPAPTLASALGTSAPKVNNADMKAYGWELELGWRDRIRDFSYGVKLVLSDGQSKILRYPNETGDIDKYYAGRMMNEIWGYTTVGIAQTQAQMDEHLKNNKPTWGSGWSAGDIMYADLNNDGKVSTGANTLENPGDRRVIGNSTPRYNFGVTLDAAWKGFDFSMFWQGVAKRDYWLSGPYFWGASGGMWQSAGFKQHWDFWRPEGDALGANLNAYYPRASFDGVKNQYVQTGYLQNAAYLRLKNIQLGYTLPKTWVKKAGLQNVRIYVSGDNLLTISDITGIFDPETLGGDYGDGKLYPLCKTLSIGLNVNF; encoded by the coding sequence ATGTTAAAACATCTAAGGTCAATTAGTATGCTAATGCTCCTCACGACAACGTGCGGAGGATTTGTTTACGCATCATCCGGCGAAAAGGTAGCGGGTGTGGAAGCCGTACAGCAAAGCAGTAAATGTACCGGTATTGTAAAAGACGGGACAGGTGAAACCATCATCGGGGCATCTGTAGTAGTAAAAGGAAGTGCCGGTAATGGTACTATCACAGGAATCGACGGTGATTTCACTTTAAGCAATGTCTCTAAGGGAAGTACATTGGTTATCTCATTCGTAGGTTACACTACACAAGAGGTACAATGGAAAGGAACTCCTTTGAACATCATCCTGAAGGAAGACTCTAAAGTTTTGGATGAAGTAGTAGTTGTAGGTTTCGGAACTCAAAAAAAGGCAAACCTGACGGGTGCTGTCAGCATGGTAGGAGCCGATGTCATCGAAAACCGTCCGGTGCAGAATGTTTCACAAGCTTTACAAGGTGTTATTCCCGGTTTGAACTTCTCGGTAAACACCAATGGTGGTACACTGGACAATACCATGAACGTAAACATTCGTGGTGCGGGTTCTATCGGTGACGGTTCATCTGCCAGTCCGCTGATTCTGATTGATGGCATTGAAGGCAACATGAATGCCATCAATCCCAACGATATTGAAAGCGTATCTGTTCTGAAAGATGCCGCTTCAGCTTCCATCTATGGAGCACGCGCCTCTTTCGGTGTCATTCTGATCAAAACCAAGAGTGGCAAACAAGGTAAAACCAATGTAAGCTATACAGGAAATGTACGCTTCACTGACGCACTTCAAGTTCCGGAAATGATGGACTCGTATCAGTTTGCTCAATACTTCAATGCCGCAGCAGCCAATGCAGGACAAAGTGCTGTATTCAGCGCCGAGGTAATGGAACGCATCCGGCAATACCAGAATGGCGAGATCAGCTATGGCACAGTGAAGAATCAAACCAATAATAAATGGGCTAACTATAGTGGCGCCAACGCAAACACTGATTGGTTCAAGGAAAACTACAAAGACTGGGTTCCTTCACACGAGCATAATCTGAGTATCAGCGGTGGCAATGAGAAACTGACTTACCGTATCAGTGGCAGTTTCATGGATCAGAACGGTTTGATTCGCCACGGAAAAGATGAATTCCAACGCTACACTTTAGACAGCAAAATATCAGCGCAACTGGCTGATTGGGTAACTTTGAACTATACAGGTAAGTGGACGCGTGAAGATTACAGCCGTCCTACCTACATGACCGGCCTGTTCTTCCACAACATCGCCCGCCGCTGGCCGACCTGTCCTGCATACGACCCCAATGGCTATATTCAGGAAGGTATGGAACTCATACAGATGGAAGACGGTGGTGTTCAGCAACAGAAGAAGAACTATTATACACAGCAATTAGCCTTCGTTTTCGAACCTCTCAAAGACTGGCACATCAATGTAGAAGGTAATATGAGAACCTACAACTACAACCAGCACTACGAAGTGTTGCCGGTATATGCGCATGACGTGGACGGAAATCCCTATGCCATAAGCTGGGACGGTGGTGCTTCTTACACTCCCGGGCAAAGCCGTGTGTATGAATATCGCTATACAGAAGATTACTTCACTACAAACATCTATTCTGATTATTCCAAGAGCTTCGGTGACCATAACTTCAAAGTGATGGGTGGGTTTAACGCCGAATTGACAAAATACGACACGATGAATGGCAGAGGTGACGGATTATTGGACATCAGTACACCGTGGCTGAGCCAAACAACTGACCAAGCCCGTGTATCCGGAGGCCGCGAGCATACAGCCATCGCCGGTTTCTTCGGACGTATCAACTACAACTATAAAGACCGTTATATGCTGGAACTGAACGGCCGTTACGATGGTTCATCCCGCTTCCTTGCCGACAAGCGTTGGGGATTCTTCCCTTCAGTATCCGCCGGCTGGAACATTGCGCGTGAAGAGTTCTTCAGTCCGCTTGCTGACAAAATCAGCACATTGAAACTACGTGCTTCTTGGGGACAGTTGGGAAACACTAACACAAAAGCATGGTATCCTTTTTACCAGACATTAGAAACAGGCAACGCCAACAGCGGATGGCTTGTAAACGGTGTCAAACAAAATACGGCTTATGTTCCGGGCATCGTAAGTTCGGCCATGACTTGGGAAACAGTAGAGACTTGGGATATCGGTCTCGACTGGGCATTATTGAACAACCGTCTGACTGGTTCATTCGACTGGTACACCCGTTATACTTACGACATGATAGGTCCGGCTCCTACTCTGGCTTCTGCCTTGGGAACGAGTGCCCCCAAAGTGAACAACGCCGACATGAAAGCTTACGGATGGGAATTGGAATTGGGCTGGAGAGATCGCATCAGGGACTTCAGCTACGGCGTGAAATTAGTATTATCTGACGGGCAATCCAAAATTCTGAGATATCCGAATGAAACAGGCGATATAGACAAGTATTATGCCGGACGAATGATGAACGAGATTTGGGGATACACCACTGTAGGCATAGCACAAACTCAAGCCCAGATGGACGAGCACTTAAAGAACAACAAACCTACTTGGGGTTCCGGATGGAGTGCAGGTGACATCATGTATGCCGACTTAAACAATGACGGCAAAGTAAGCACCGGCGCCAATACCTTAGAGAATCCGGGCGACCGTAGAGTTATAGGTAATTCTACCCCCCGTTATAATTTCGGTGTAACTCTCGATGCCGCATGGAAAGGATTTGACTTCTCCATGTTCTGGCAAGGTGTTGCTAAGAGAGACTATTGGTTGAGTGGCCCGTACTTTTGGGGAGCATCAGGCGGTATGTGGCAATCAGCCGGATTCAAACAGCATTGGGATTTCTGGCGTCCGGAAGGTGATGCTTTGGGAGCCAACCTTAACGCTTACTATCCACGTGCCAGCTTTGACGGAGTCAAAAACCAATATGTACAGACAGGCTACTTGCAAAACGCAGCTTATCTGCGCCTCAAGAACATCCAATTGGGATATACTCTGCCCAAGACATGGGTAAAAAAAGCAGGCTTGCAAAACGTACGTATTTATGTGTCCGGAGACAACTTGTTGACAATCTCTGATATCACCGGCATATTCGACCCCGAAACTTTGGGCGGCGATTATGGTGACGGTAAGCTATACCCCTTGTGCAAGACTTTGTCTATCGGACTAAATGTTAACTTCTAA
- a CDS encoding RagB/SusD family nutrient uptake outer membrane protein, producing the protein MKSKKIHLYAIALSSVLMTTSCNDFLDREPITSITPEQYFKAESELSAYTIAYYTSVFSNYGGYNAGPINDDGDTDNMVVGEANTSLYSEGRWLVPTAKNLNFSMIRVCNYFFEQVLPKYEAGTISGDETNIKQYIGEMYVMRAITYFNLLKQFGDYPIITKVLQDNSEELMEASKRAPRNEVARFIISDLETALTYLNPTDKFNKVRINREMTNLLISRVALYEGTFEKYHKGTGRVPGDDTWPGKNMSYNSGKTFSIDSEIDYFLTKAMTAAATVADAHELTKNNGVMNPEKGVIDGWNPYYNMFSMPDPSTVDEVLMWRDYNSAESITNGWNAYIQEGGNNGMTKSYVNAFLMESGLPIYASSDYKGDATIDQQKANRDGRLQLFLFGESTLLYNNGDNYSTFEAPLVVGLTEHRDRTGFRIRKHFTYDQSQISNGVVGTNGLVLFRAVEAYLNYIEAEYVKNGTLDGKATTYWKTIRERAGIDTDFQKTIDATDLAQEPDWAKYSGSSLVDKTLYNIRRERRCEFIGEGFREDDLHRWRAYDALFEGNMGAYIPEGVNFWTSMYQSESYIDEKDGTSKLIEQAAGKSDANVSNHADSKYLRPYRIIKENNPVWDGYTWKKAHYLYPISTDDMKLTSPDNTIENSVIYQNPYWPTQASAGAIE; encoded by the coding sequence ATGAAATCCAAAAAGATACATCTATATGCAATAGCTTTGTCAAGCGTATTGATGACAACATCCTGCAACGACTTCCTTGACCGGGAACCGATTACAAGTATTACACCCGAACAATACTTCAAGGCCGAATCTGAGTTGAGTGCCTACACCATCGCATATTACACATCTGTATTCTCCAATTACGGAGGCTACAATGCAGGTCCCATCAACGATGACGGTGACACAGACAACATGGTAGTGGGCGAAGCCAATACATCACTCTATTCAGAGGGCAGATGGTTAGTTCCTACCGCCAAGAATTTAAATTTCTCCATGATTCGTGTCTGCAACTATTTCTTCGAGCAAGTATTGCCGAAATATGAAGCAGGAACCATTTCGGGTGACGAAACCAATATCAAGCAATACATTGGCGAAATGTACGTCATGCGCGCAATCACCTACTTCAACCTGTTGAAGCAATTTGGTGACTATCCCATCATCACAAAGGTATTGCAAGACAATTCCGAAGAGTTGATGGAAGCCAGCAAACGTGCCCCCCGCAACGAAGTGGCGCGTTTCATTATCAGTGACCTTGAAACTGCTCTTACGTACCTCAATCCCACAGACAAATTCAACAAAGTACGCATCAACCGCGAGATGACCAACCTGTTGATATCACGCGTGGCATTGTATGAAGGTACTTTCGAGAAGTATCATAAAGGAACGGGACGCGTGCCGGGTGATGACACTTGGCCGGGAAAAAACATGAGCTACAACAGTGGAAAAACCTTCAGCATCGACTCTGAAATTGATTATTTTCTGACTAAGGCCATGACTGCTGCTGCCACGGTAGCCGACGCACACGAACTGACAAAGAATAATGGAGTGATGAATCCCGAAAAGGGAGTTATCGACGGATGGAATCCGTACTACAACATGTTCAGCATGCCCGATCCGAGCACAGTGGATGAAGTGTTGATGTGGAGAGACTATAACTCTGCAGAAAGCATCACTAACGGATGGAATGCCTATATTCAGGAAGGTGGAAATAACGGTATGACCAAAAGCTATGTGAATGCCTTCTTGATGGAAAGCGGCCTACCCATATATGCCAGCTCAGACTATAAAGGAGACGCAACCATCGACCAGCAAAAGGCTAATCGTGATGGACGCTTGCAACTCTTTTTGTTCGGCGAAAGCACCTTGCTCTACAACAACGGCGACAACTATTCCACCTTTGAAGCTCCTTTGGTAGTAGGCTTGACCGAACACCGTGACCGCACGGGCTTCCGTATCCGCAAGCATTTCACTTATGACCAAAGTCAAATCAGCAATGGTGTCGTAGGAACCAATGGCTTGGTTTTATTCCGTGCAGTTGAAGCTTACCTGAACTACATCGAAGCAGAATACGTTAAGAACGGAACGCTGGACGGCAAGGCCACTACATACTGGAAAACCATCCGCGAACGTGCCGGTATAGATACCGATTTCCAAAAGACGATTGACGCTACCGATCTGGCACAAGAGCCGGACTGGGCCAAGTATTCGGGCAGTAGCTTGGTGGATAAGACACTGTATAATATCCGCCGCGAGCGCCGTTGCGAATTCATTGGCGAGGGTTTCCGTGAAGATGACCTGCACCGCTGGAGAGCCTACGATGCACTGTTCGAAGGCAACATGGGAGCATACATCCCCGAAGGAGTCAACTTCTGGACATCTATGTATCAATCAGAAAGCTACATAGACGAAAAGGACGGAACGTCTAAATTGATAGAACAGGCAGCAGGTAAGAGTGACGCTAACGTTTCTAACCATGCAGACAGCAAATATCTTCGTCCTTATCGTATCATCAAAGAAAATAATCCTGTCTGGGATGGTTATACTTGGAAAAAGGCTCACTACTTATATCCTATTTCCACTGACGACATGAAGCTTACCTCGCCAGACAACACCATCGAAAACTCTGTTATTTACCAGAATCCTTACTGGCCAACACAAGCCAGCGCAGGTGCGATAGAATAA
- a CDS encoding glycoside hydrolase family 3 N-terminal domain-containing protein: protein MKRIFLFASILLFCCGHMALDARHIPVPPAPVPAAEPSLVHALQDDARCRQWVDSVLKRLTLEERIGQLFIYTIAPHPNKATRKLLRTVVEDYKVGGLLFSGGLMSNQAVLTNEAQRMANVPLMITFDGEWGLSMRLRGTPGFPRNMVLGCIRNDSLIYEYGREMARQCHELGIQVNFAPVADVNINPQNPVINTRSFGENPVNVAKKVIAYSKGLEDGGVLSVCKHFPGHGDTDVDSHKALPTLPFTRERLDSVELYPFKEAIRAGLGGIMVGHLEVPVFEVHGGLPSSLSRSVVYDLLTRELKFQGLIFTDALAMKGVSDNSTVCLQALKAGNDLLLVPRRIKEEVEAILDAVKRRELKESDIEEKCRKVLMYKYALGLTRKPFIHISGLGTRINTPRTRELIQRLNLAAITVLGNQDKVLPLDPAIKEVAVLNVGDSREIRPFMKELSQFTCPAEFQLEKNPGEQSCRYLQDTLAQYKRVLVCITEHRLAPYQTFFATFAPDVPVTYLCFIPGKQTLQIHRGISAGKAMVLAHSSDDDVQRQVAKILYGKAVADGRLSADIGGLFAAGTGVTLGPNSTPHFIPEEYGMNSRILAQIDGIVEEGLRAGAYADCAVAVLKDGREMYNKAFGTHTGDVYDLASLTKTTATLLAVMKLYDKGRLSLTDRVSDYLPFLQDTDKKNITVRELLLHESGLPSTLLFYQDAIDKGSYSGSLFKGKADKAHPVRVGSQTWGNSKFRFRKGLTSNLRTAECTLQVSDSLWLNRSFKHEYLRKIAETPLKDKRYRYSCVGFIVLQQLVEARAGMPMDEFLAKEFYIPMGLKRTGFLPLRFLKKEDIIPSSIDSFLRKTTLQGFVHDEAAAFQGGVSGNAGLFSTAGEVSRIYQMILNDGELDGKRYLSKETCKLFTTTVSRISRRGLGFDKPDARNPQKSPCAISAPASVYGHTGFTGTCAWVDPDNGLVYVFLSNRIYPNVWNNKLMSLDIRKRIQETIYKAMESGK, encoded by the coding sequence ATGAAAAGAATATTTCTGTTTGCATCCATTCTTTTGTTTTGTTGCGGGCACATGGCTTTGGATGCGCGCCATATACCCGTGCCTCCTGCTCCCGTTCCAGCAGCGGAGCCTTCGTTGGTGCATGCTTTGCAAGATGATGCCCGCTGCCGTCAATGGGTGGACTCCGTGCTGAAGCGTCTTACTCTGGAAGAGCGCATCGGGCAACTTTTTATTTATACCATCGCTCCCCATCCCAATAAGGCTACCCGGAAGTTGTTGCGTACCGTGGTGGAAGACTATAAAGTGGGCGGACTGCTTTTCTCCGGAGGACTGATGTCGAACCAGGCTGTGCTGACAAATGAGGCGCAACGTATGGCGAATGTCCCTCTGATGATCACCTTCGATGGAGAATGGGGATTGTCCATGCGTTTGAGGGGTACACCCGGTTTTCCCCGGAACATGGTGTTGGGATGCATTCGGAATGACAGCTTGATTTATGAATATGGTCGTGAAATGGCTCGACAATGTCATGAGCTGGGGATACAGGTGAATTTCGCACCTGTAGCCGATGTGAATATCAATCCTCAGAATCCGGTGATTAATACTCGTTCTTTCGGTGAAAATCCCGTCAATGTGGCAAAGAAAGTGATAGCCTATTCCAAAGGGCTGGAAGATGGAGGAGTGCTTTCCGTGTGCAAGCATTTTCCGGGACACGGAGATACGGACGTTGATTCACATAAGGCACTACCTACTTTGCCCTTTACCCGTGAGCGATTGGACAGTGTGGAACTATATCCTTTCAAGGAAGCTATCCGGGCCGGACTTGGAGGTATCATGGTGGGGCATCTTGAGGTTCCTGTCTTCGAGGTGCATGGCGGACTGCCTTCTTCTCTTTCGCGCAGTGTGGTATATGATCTGTTGACGCGTGAACTCAAGTTTCAGGGACTCATCTTTACCGATGCCCTTGCCATGAAAGGGGTGTCCGATAATTCTACCGTCTGTCTTCAGGCATTGAAAGCCGGAAATGACTTGCTGCTTGTGCCACGCCGCATCAAGGAGGAAGTGGAGGCGATACTGGATGCAGTGAAACGGAGGGAGCTAAAGGAAAGCGACATTGAGGAAAAATGCCGTAAAGTGTTGATGTATAAGTATGCTCTGGGGCTGACCCGGAAACCTTTCATTCATATTTCCGGTTTGGGAACCCGCATCAATACCCCCCGCACACGTGAGTTGATACAACGTCTGAATCTGGCCGCAATCACAGTATTGGGCAATCAGGACAAAGTTCTTCCTTTGGATCCTGCCATAAAGGAGGTGGCTGTACTCAATGTCGGAGATTCCAGGGAGATACGACCTTTCATGAAGGAACTCTCCCAATTCACTTGTCCGGCAGAGTTTCAATTGGAGAAAAATCCGGGAGAGCAGTCTTGTAGATACTTGCAAGATACATTGGCACAATATAAGCGTGTTTTGGTATGTATCACGGAACACCGTTTGGCTCCTTACCAGACTTTTTTCGCAACTTTTGCACCGGACGTACCGGTGACTTATTTGTGTTTTATCCCCGGTAAACAGACATTGCAGATTCATCGTGGCATTTCGGCCGGTAAAGCTATGGTGTTGGCACATTCTTCCGATGATGATGTACAAAGGCAGGTCGCCAAGATCTTATATGGAAAAGCGGTGGCCGACGGACGGCTTTCTGCCGACATCGGTGGTTTGTTTGCCGCAGGTACGGGAGTGACTTTAGGCCCGAATAGCACACCGCATTTTATTCCTGAGGAATACGGTATGAACTCACGTATCCTTGCACAGATTGACGGGATAGTGGAGGAAGGACTGCGTGCGGGCGCTTACGCAGATTGTGCGGTAGCGGTGCTGAAGGATGGCAGAGAGATGTATAACAAGGCATTTGGTACGCATACCGGCGATGTATATGATCTCGCTTCTCTGACAAAGACAACGGCTACTCTGTTGGCTGTAATGAAATTATATGATAAGGGGCGACTTAGTTTGACAGACCGTGTATCGGATTATTTGCCTTTCCTGCAAGATACGGACAAGAAGAACATTACAGTGCGCGAGTTGCTGCTACATGAGTCCGGATTGCCCTCCACACTGTTGTTTTATCAGGATGCGATTGATAAAGGCAGTTATTCGGGCTCACTGTTCAAAGGCAAGGCGGACAAGGCCCATCCGGTACGTGTCGGCAGCCAGACATGGGGTAATTCCAAATTCCGTTTCCGTAAAGGGCTGACTTCGAACCTCCGTACGGCAGAGTGCACTTTACAGGTATCGGATAGTTTATGGTTGAACCGTTCTTTCAAACATGAATATTTACGGAAGATTGCAGAGACACCTTTGAAAGACAAGCGCTATCGTTACAGTTGTGTAGGGTTTATCGTATTACAACAGTTGGTTGAGGCGCGTGCAGGAATGCCGATGGATGAGTTTCTTGCTAAGGAGTTTTATATTCCTATGGGACTTAAGAGAACCGGTTTCTTACCATTACGCTTTCTGAAGAAGGAAGATATTATACCTTCTTCCATAGATTCTTTCCTGCGGAAGACAACGCTTCAAGGCTTTGTGCACGATGAAGCTGCCGCTTTTCAGGGAGGTGTTTCCGGCAATGCAGGGCTGTTCTCTACTGCCGGGGAAGTGTCGCGCATATACCAAATGATTCTGAATGACGGTGAGTTGGATGGAAAACGATACTTGAGTAAGGAAACCTGCAAGCTTTTCACTACAACTGTTTCCCGAATCAGTCGCCGTGGTTTGGGATTTGACAAGCCCGATGCCCGAAATCCTCAAAAAAGTCCTTGTGCAATTTCAGCGCCGGCTTCTGTATATGGACATACAGGCTTTACCGGAACTTGTGCTTGGGTGGATCCGGATAACGGGCTGGTTTATGTTTTCTTGAGCAACCGCATCTATCCGAATGTATGGAATAATAAACTGATGAGTCTGGATATACGGAAAAGGATACAGGAGACAATATATAAAGCAATGGAAAGCGGCAAGTGA
- a CDS encoding serine hydrolase, translated as MKKYTFFLWITGLLLVSPLIHVQAYPSLLPSASDDRGCQWADSVLSRMSMQEKIGQLIVATIPAKADKENKKQIQELIRKYKVGGLLFAEGTPEEQAILTNMAQKAATVPVMVAFDGEQGLSAWLKGVPDYPRNAALGCIEDDSLIEEYGRERARQFRELGININLIPVAGVNADPLIYVHPFGENSGSAARKAEAYERGLVSGGIMVGYSSFLSPAVGEKRKEESASGELTFANVQEMKGVSNAARITAKALLAGNDMLLTRFDTKNAVAGLMEAVRSGVLSSEMLDARCRKVLMCKYKLGLAVWSGLRVSGMSYRINTERAQLLATRLRHSAVTLLNNYFDVLPLSPNCGSIALLSLGDGGGDTSFGEAMKKHADVSNFCLSWNADETAREEVRRKLMAYRRIVISVTGSAYISDKDVKFLNELELQAPLVYAFFTPYRTLLSLLPALSKASAVVLAHSAEAGLQQYVADVLFAKASAVGKTSMSIGRTFPAGTGCDIVPGMKPGIAVPEDYGMKSYILHGIDNIACSGVAAGAYPGCRIMILKDGHTVYDKGFGTHSDKDTTTVRPDDLFDLASLTKTTATLLAVMKLYDEGKLKLEDKVSEFLPFLRGGNKKDITIRELLLHESGLPPYLRFYVDAIDPNSVHGPYSQSWIDEWHRTQVSEHSYYCSDFKFRKGLMSDKPSAVYSLHVADGMWLNKDFKNTILQRIARCELDGKRYVYSDLGFVLLQQVVEAIVQLPMDLYLAREFYAPMGLQRTMFLPLRRFSKEEIMPTASNDFLRRQDLCGYVHDETAACMGGISGNAGLFSTADEVAKVYQMLLNGGELNGKRFLSEATCRLFTTERSSVSRRGLGFDRPDVSAVQYSPCAASASAGVYGHTGFTGTCVWVDPENKTVYVFLSNHLCPNVWSTKLGDMNIRTDIQELIFKSCTENRGLN; from the coding sequence ATGAAAAAATACACTTTCTTTCTATGGATAACGGGGCTCCTTCTTGTGAGCCCTTTAATTCATGTTCAGGCCTATCCCTCCTTGCTGCCTTCTGCTTCGGATGACCGAGGCTGTCAATGGGCCGACTCGGTTTTGTCTCGCATGAGCATGCAAGAGAAAATAGGGCAGTTGATTGTAGCCACTATTCCGGCAAAGGCTGATAAGGAGAATAAGAAACAGATACAGGAGTTGATCAGGAAATATAAAGTCGGCGGTCTGCTATTTGCGGAAGGCACACCCGAAGAACAAGCTATACTGACAAATATGGCTCAGAAAGCTGCCACTGTGCCTGTCATGGTTGCTTTCGATGGCGAACAGGGCTTGTCTGCATGGTTGAAGGGTGTTCCGGACTATCCTCGTAATGCAGCATTGGGATGTATTGAGGATGATAGCCTGATTGAAGAATATGGGCGTGAAAGAGCGCGCCAGTTTCGGGAATTGGGGATAAATATCAATTTGATTCCCGTTGCAGGTGTCAATGCGGATCCGTTGATTTACGTGCACCCTTTCGGCGAGAATTCCGGAAGTGCTGCCAGAAAGGCGGAGGCGTATGAACGTGGATTAGTAAGTGGCGGTATAATGGTGGGATATTCTTCTTTTCTTTCACCTGCTGTCGGCGAAAAGCGAAAGGAGGAGTCCGCCTCCGGGGAATTGACCTTTGCGAATGTGCAGGAAATGAAAGGGGTGTCGAATGCGGCTCGGATAACCGCTAAAGCATTGCTGGCAGGAAACGATATGCTGTTGACACGGTTTGATACAAAGAATGCCGTAGCCGGGTTGATGGAAGCAGTTCGTTCGGGAGTTCTCAGCAGTGAAATGCTGGATGCCAGATGCCGTAAGGTATTGATGTGTAAATATAAGCTGGGGCTGGCGGTTTGGTCTGGACTGCGTGTCAGTGGAATGAGCTACCGCATCAACACGGAAAGAGCACAATTGCTGGCTACGCGGTTGCGCCATTCGGCTGTGACGCTTCTGAACAATTACTTTGATGTTCTTCCTCTGTCTCCGAACTGCGGGAGCATTGCACTGCTGAGTTTGGGCGACGGGGGTGGGGACACCTCTTTTGGGGAAGCGATGAAGAAGCATGCGGATGTCAGTAACTTCTGTTTGTCTTGGAATGCGGACGAGACGGCGCGTGAAGAAGTGAGGCGCAAATTGATGGCTTACCGCAGGATAGTGATTAGTGTCACCGGTTCGGCTTACATCAGTGACAAGGATGTGAAGTTCTTGAACGAGCTGGAATTACAGGCTCCTTTGGTTTATGCTTTTTTCACCCCTTATCGTACGTTGTTGTCTTTGCTTCCGGCTTTGTCGAAGGCAAGCGCCGTTGTGCTGGCTCATTCTGCCGAAGCCGGTTTGCAGCAGTATGTGGCAGATGTGTTATTTGCCAAAGCCTCTGCCGTGGGAAAGACTTCCATGAGTATCGGCCGGACATTTCCTGCGGGAACAGGTTGTGATATCGTGCCGGGAATGAAGCCCGGAATCGCTGTCCCGGAGGATTACGGAATGAAATCGTATATCTTGCATGGTATTGACAACATCGCTTGCAGTGGAGTGGCGGCAGGTGCTTATCCGGGTTGCCGGATTATGATTCTGAAAGACGGACATACCGTGTATGACAAGGGATTCGGAACCCATTCGGATAAGGATACGACCACGGTACGCCCTGACGATCTTTTCGATCTGGCTTCACTGACCAAGACTACAGCGACTCTGCTGGCCGTAATGAAGCTCTATGATGAGGGAAAATTAAAGCTTGAGGACAAGGTTTCCGAATTCCTGCCTTTTTTGCGTGGTGGCAACAAGAAGGATATCACCATTCGCGAGTTGCTTTTACACGAATCCGGTTTGCCGCCTTACCTTCGCTTCTATGTAGATGCCATTGATCCGAATTCTGTTCATGGACCTTATTCGCAGAGTTGGATAGATGAATGGCATCGTACCCAAGTGAGCGAGCACAGCTATTATTGTTCGGACTTCAAGTTCAGGAAAGGCCTGATGTCAGATAAGCCAAGTGCCGTTTACTCTTTGCATGTGGCGGATGGTATGTGGCTGAATAAGGATTTTAAGAATACCATTCTCCAGCGTATAGCCCGATGTGAACTGGATGGCAAGCGCTATGTTTACAGCGACTTGGGCTTCGTGCTTTTGCAACAGGTAGTGGAGGCAATCGTGCAATTGCCGATGGATCTGTATCTTGCCAGGGAATTTTATGCTCCGATGGGGTTGCAGCGTACCATGTTCCTGCCTTTGCGCCGATTCTCTAAAGAGGAGATTATGCCGACGGCCTCCAATGACTTCCTGCGCCGGCAAGACCTTTGCGGCTACGTGCATGATGAGACGGCTGCCTGCATGGGCGGTATATCCGGCAACGCCGGTCTCTTCTCCACAGCCGATGAAGTGGCGAAAGTCTATCAGATGCTGTTGAATGGAGGTGAGCTGAATGGCAAACGTTTTCTTAGCGAGGCTACCTGTCGCTTGTTCACGACGGAAAGATCCTCTGTCAGCCGTCGCGGATTGGGCTTCGACAGACCGGATGTGTCGGCTGTGCAATACAGCCCCTGTGCGGCTTCGGCATCGGCGGGGGTGTATGGACATACCGGTTTTACCGGGACATGTGTCTGGGTGGATCCTGAAAACAAGACGGTGTACGTGTTTTTGAGTAATCATCTTTGTCCGAATGTATGGAGCACAAAATTGGGCGATATGAATATCCGTACCGATATTCAGGAACTGATATTTAAGAGTTGCACTGAAAATAGGGGACTAAATTGA